Proteins encoded by one window of Syntrophales bacterium:
- a CDS encoding integration host factor subunit alpha, which translates to MTLTKASIVEDLYSATDLPKGKCTELVESVFELIKDELKKGNDVRISGFGKWSVREKNSRRGRNPQTGETIMLDARTVVTFKCSGKLKKVINKE; encoded by the coding sequence ATGACACTTACAAAAGCTAGTATCGTGGAGGACCTTTACTCTGCAACTGACCTTCCGAAAGGAAAGTGTACGGAGCTTGTTGAAAGCGTATTCGAGTTGATTAAAGACGAGCTGAAAAAAGGAAATGACGTTCGTATCTCGGGCTTTGGAAAGTGGTCTGTCAGGGAGAAAAACTCTAGGAGGGGGAGAAATCCTCAGACAGGTGAGACCATTATGCTGGATGCCAGAACAGTTGTCACTTTCAAGTGTTCGGGAAAGCTGAAAAAGGTAATAAATAAGGAATAA